From Jaculus jaculus isolate mJacJac1 chromosome 19, mJacJac1.mat.Y.cur, whole genome shotgun sequence, a single genomic window includes:
- the Ube2q1 gene encoding ubiquitin-conjugating enzyme E2 Q1, which translates to MQQPQPQGQQQQPGPGQQLGVQGAAPGAGGGPGGGPGPGPCLRRELKLLESIFHRGHERFRIASACLDELSCEFLLAGAGGAGAGAAPGPHLPPRGSLPGDPVRIHCNITESYPAVPPIWSVESDDPNLAAVLERLVDIKKGNTLLLQHLKRIISDLCKLYNLPQHPDVEMLDQPLPAEQCTQEEVSSEDEDEEMPEDTEDLDHYEMKEEEPAEGKKSEDDGIGKENLAILEKIKKNQRQDYLNGAVSGSVQATDRLMKELRDIYRSQSFKGGNYAVELVNDSLYDWNVKLLKVDQDSALHNDLQILKEKEGADFILLNFSFKDNFPFDPPFVRVVSPVLSGGYVLGGGAICMELLTKQGWSSAYSIESVIMQISATLVKGKARVQFGANKSQYSLTRAQQSYKSLVQIHEKNGWYTPPKEDG; encoded by the exons ATGCAGCAGCCGCAGCCgcaggggcagcagcagcagccgggGCCGGGGCAACAACTGGGGGTCCAGGGGGCGGCGCCGGGAGCCGGGGGCGGCCCGGGGGGGGGCCCGGGGCCGGGGCCCTGCCTGAGACGGGAGCTGAAGCTGCTCGAGTCCATCTTCCACCGCGGCCACGAGCGCTTCCGCATCGCCAGCGCCTGCCTGGACGAGCTGAGCTGCGAGTTCCTGCTGGCCGGGGCCGGAGGGGCCGGGGCGGGGGCCGCGCCCGGGCCGCATCTTCCCCCGCGGGGGTCTCTGCCCGGGGATCCCGTCCGCATCCACTGCAACATCACG GAGTCATACCCTGCTGTGCCCCCCATCTGGTCCGTGGAGTCTGACGACCCTAACCTGGCTGCTGTCTTGGAGAGGCTGGTGGACATAAAGAAAGGCAATACTCTG CTCTTGCAGCATCTGAAGAGGATTATCTCTGACCTTTGCAAGCTCTACAACCTCCCTCAGCATCCAGACGTGGAGATGCTGGACCAGCCCTTGCCCGCAGAGCAG TGCACACAGGAAGAAGTGTCTTCAGAAGATGAAGATGAGGAGATGCCTGAG GACACAGAAGATCTGGATCACTAcgaaatgaaagaggaagagcCCGCTGAGGGCAAGAAATCTGAAGACGATGGCATAGGAAAAGAAAACTTGGCCATCCTGGAGAAAATTAAGAAGAACCAGAGGCAAGATTACTTAAAC GGTGCAGTGTCTGGCTCGGTGCAGGCCACTGACCGGCTGATGAAGGAGCTCAGGGATATTTACCGCTCACAGAGTTTCAAAGGCG GAAACTATGCAGTCGAACTCGTGAATGACAGTCTGTATGACTGGAATGTCAAACTCCTCAA AGTTGACCAGGACAGCGCTTTGCACAACGATCTCCAGATCctcaaggagaaggaaggagccgACTTCATCCTACTGAACTTCTCCTTTAAA gaTAATTTCCCCTTTGACCCACCGTTTGTCAGGGTTGTGTCTCCAGTCCTCTCTGGAGG GTATGTTCTGGGTGGAGGTGCCATCTGCATGGAGCTTCTTACCAAGCAG GGCTGGAGCAGCGCCTACTCCATAGAGTCAGTGATCATGCAGATCAGCGCCACGCTGGTGAAGGGGAAGGCGCGGGTGCAGTTCGGAGCCAACAAA TCTCAGTACAGCCTGACAAGAGCACAGCAGTCCTACAAGTCCTTGGTGCAGATCCACGAAAAGAACG GCTGGTACACACCTCCAAAGGAAGATGGCTAA